aggcagggagaggtGTGGGGAAGTCAACTCAAAGTCaatgggaggcactgggaggtgGTGGGAAGTGGTGGAAAGGAAGGGAATCAGTGGGAAGGGGTGGGAGGTAATGGGATCAGGATGGGAGAGCACTGGGAAGGTACTGGGAAGGCACTGGGAAGGCACTGGGAAGCAGACAGAGGCACTGGAAGCCGTCCCAGCCAGGCACAGCGCAGGGCACCCAGCgaggagcccccagctcccatccccgggctccccccgtcccccagcccctgcccggagccccccaccccaccgTGCCCGTCCCCACTCACAGCAGGTCCCCAGGGCCAccagggccaccagcagcagcaggctggctgccagcagccccgcGGGGACGCAGCGCCGCCGGGAGCAGCGCCCTGCAAGACACGAGCAGCCGCGGCGTCACCCACGGTGccggggagcagaggggaccccggcacccccccgagacccccgtccccgtccccgtccccctctGGGCGCTCACCTGGGCTGTGCCGGGTCCCTTCCCCAGCCGGCCTCACGGGTGCCGGCCCCGGTGCCACGTTCTCGTAGGGGCTGTCGGCATCATCCAtgccgggggctgcgggaggaaggcagggggcAGTGGGCAGGGGTCTGGCACggggaatttgggggggggtcccatgGCTCCCAccttcccccagcaccccgctgGCCGTGCCGTGTCCCCGAGGCCCCTTGGCGAAGCGCAGGTCGGCGTAGAGCACGCTGTGCGCCATGCGGCACCCGCGGCAGCTCCGTCCTATGGCTGCCGTGTGGCCCCGGGGCACGTCAGGTGGAGGAACTTCTTGATATGTAGGAAAGCAGAAGTAATCACTTCATTTGCAagatgtggttttttttttttttcatgggcaGGACTGTTCCGGGAGGGGAAACTGCTCCTCTCCATCCCACGCAGCGCGCTCTGCCCCATGCAGCATCACTTACACACAGCTCTGGGCTCATTTTGGCCACCCTGGGCCACCTTGAACCCTGGCCACAGCCAGACCATTCTCCCCCCAcgtccccttccccatcccagcacCCGCTCAGTGATCAGGCAGAAATGAGGAGGGGGCTGCACCTGCCTCCCATGCTGGGGGGACACCCGGGGATGTCCATGTGGAGCTGTCAGTGTGGGGCATCTCCCACCTGAGACAAACCCCAGGCAGCCCAAAGCCCCAGGAGACCCACTGCACCCACGCAGAAACTGCTCCACGTGCCCACCAGGCCATGGGGACACTCGGATGGATGCTGGCTCTGCCCCCCAAACCTcgtccccccccaaaaaatagcCAGCCACACTGTGAGTGCCAGAGTTTATTGGCAATGCACAAACATGCCagggggagggatggagagggggcaccccggggtgcccgtGCTCGGGTCAGGCAGGGCTGTAGGAGCACCCAGGCTGTCCCCGAGGCCCTAGGGTCCCACGCAGGTGTAGGTGGTGTTCCCCCAGAGGAAGGTGGGGATGGAGGACGGCAGCCACTGCAGGGTGACCGCGCTCTTCTCGCAGACCCAGCCGAGGGCTTCCCCGCACAAACCAGCCGCCAGCCCCGAGCTGGACACCCTGCCACAGGCCAcgaaggagctgctgggacgCTGGAGGGGGAGACGCCTgcaggggggagcggggagaggGGGGGCTCAGTGGGGTGCGAGGGGCTGgcccacccccagctcctcctgcaagGGAGCCGAGGCTgtgggggtgccgggggggcagAGCGcgccctccccgtgcccctggCAGCCCCTCGGAGAGGAAGGGAGCTGTgatccctgcacacccagccccCGCTTGTCTTGGAAATCCTCTTTTTTGGATCCCAGGAACATCCTGAGgtggctcagcaccagctgcgCCATGCTGGGAATTTGGTTTTGGGGGACTCCCCCCCGCCTCTCATCCAGCCCCAAGCTCGTCCCCAAGCAGGGCGCAGGCACTGGGGACGTGTCCCTGTTATCTTCCCTTCCCTAAAACGCCCCCGTGCTGCTTTGGGAAGCAGAGGGATGGCCAAGAGGGTGatggtgtccctgcctgcaggctggCCGTCCCCCTGTCACCTCCCGGAGCCCATGTTTTGGGGTTTTCATCAGTGCTGGCAGGGGACAAGCTGCGAGCCTCACCCCCTCATCAGGGTGCCGTCCAGCCACTTCCACTCAAACCTGGAGCTGTCCCGCTTCAGCCCCACGTGGAAGGTGTCCAGGTGGGCCACGCGTGTCAGGAAAGCCTAGAGCAGGAGGGAACAAGTGTGGGCTCCCCGGGGACACCCAGCCACGCAGGGGGCTGCGTGGTTCAGGCACAGCATCGCCAGCTCCCCGCTGGGTTTTGGGCAAAGGGGCTGGATCTGGGGAGCTGAAATGATGCTGGTGGTGGCTGGGGAGCCACTGGGGGACCCTGAGGTGGTGATCAGTGTGAATTGATGACCACGGCGGGGTCAGGATGGCCGGGGCAGGCGGATGGACTCACCAGGGTGCTGTTGGCTCGGGCGGTGGCCAGTTGTGCCCCCCTGGAGCAGCAGTCGTctttgctctgctcccagctcttcTTGGCAGAGGAGAAGTAGTAGCAGCGCCCCGCATCCCCCATCCATCCAGCCGGGCAGAACTGGCAGCTCTCTGCACACCAGAGGCACAATCCTGCAGGGCTGGCCGGgacggggctgtccccagcccccagcaccatgCGGTGACAGGGGACAGACAGGGTGCCACCAGGGCAGGGAGCCCAGGAAGGTGCCTGGAAGCCCTCCTACCTCGCAAAGACTGCTGCACGTAGCTGAGgctcttctcctctccctgggCACAGCTCGCCTGATGGGCTAGATCTACAAAAGAAAGGCATAGGAGCGTCCCCACCAGGGGCTGTCCCCCCTCATGGTGCCGTGCCAGCCCAGCTGGACAAAGCCCTGGCGGTCTGTGCCGTGGCTGGGAGCCCAGCACATGGCAGGTTTCTGCCTTTTGGCCCCAGCGTCACGTCCTGTCTGCGCGCCGTGGCCAGCTGATGGAGCGGGGTGCCCCGGCGCCGTCCCCAAGCCCAcgctttcccctctccttcctcttcgGCGCTCCAGCCGGCCAGACGAggggtgttttattttaactcacCACTTTTCACACTCGCCCCACAGCCCAGAAACCTGCGGCACCGTCAGCCCCAAGCAGGAGGGTCCCCAGCtcggggggctgctgggtgggggggcgcagggggtACTCACAGTGGAAGCTCAAGCCGACGAGGATGACTTgcaccagcaggagcagcagggacaggactCCCAGGCTGAggggtgcccagtgccagggcaGCCTCACGGGCTGTGGAGGAGCTGAGAGAGGGAATTACCTCGTGTCCTGGGGGCTCCAGGTCAGGGGGAGAGCCCCCAAATCAGCAACGATCGGTGAGCCCCAAGCAGGGTGCATGGGGGGCTCCCcaggctccctggggacagcggAGCAGTGGTGTGAGCAGGAGCTCACAGGGGGTGTCAGGGGGGTGCCATGCAGCTGGGGTGCAGTGCTTGTGCCCCCCCCCTTGCTCCGAGAGCAGCTGCATGGGTGaggagggagcggggctgggggcttttggggaggcagggagggatttggggagggtggggggcagcggggtgcAGCGTGCCGTTACCTGGTACGGGGGGCAAGCGCAGATCTGCATACGTGACCCCCTCTTCCATCCTCCCCTCGGTCTCTGGCCGTGCACCCTGCAGGTaaggggggagcagcagccccctcctggCCCCCCTCTGGCAGCCGAGTGTGACACGAAATGGAAAGCGTCACTTCCCGGAGGGGTCCCCAGGGACACCAGCTGGGCCACAGCCCTGGGGGGCCCCAGCAGCAGAGTCACACGGGGAAAAGGGGAACCCCAGGCAGGAGGGACCCCTGGCATGGGGGCACCCCACACTCCCCAGTGCTGTCTCAGGCGTGTATTGGGGCCGTATCGAGGCTGATCCCAAATCCAGGGGCCCCCCAGCACCGTCGGGGTGGGGGGCTGCCTCCATGTCCCCAGCCTCGGCCTGCTGtcgagcagcagggctgtggtgcagaggtGGTTCCTGCCACCTCTTTTGCATGGGGCTGtttaaatgaagtctcaactcaatgTGAATTCAGTAATAGTTATAAAAGgcaagcaaacagcgctgggaGCGTGGGGAGCCTGTGCTCTAGCAACACGGACACATGAGCATCAGACTTTCTAAACATACAGAACATGGCTTTTACATgctaaacccaagtatgcctatacatcCTATACACATGTACAACcagaaaaggcaacaaacaatcctttaagcCTATTACTATCAATGTCCTCcataacagtctccattttccattccttttgagcAATACatctcgctttaagttgtcaaggAACTCGGTCTTTGGGCCTTATGCATCCCATTCTTCctggatcgaagaaaagcatatccatctcctcctcaaggccaatagggccggggtcaaaaggcacgtccaggtcaccagggggcatCTGTaacagcagaggggccgatggcgtagcagtcggatcagtaaaggagcccgcagctccctcagtgtctggcaaaccacacgtgtctgactgtggtcccacacggctctttaaggcctcagagactgctctccaggtgccgagcaatcccactgcaaccttgttgtttttagttgtagagtcccacaccttgacctcagtttggtcccatatttcaggctcataaactgtctgattgctaataaggagaataagctgtaaggctaccaggacagtctctgttcctaaggacgtatgattccccataatgtgcagctgctgaccagcgaggggcagttgtgtgccggctccgcttctctcagctcgagcttctctccagctccagttcacccatttccagcgactttctgtacgagcttctctgagcagtttgctgagtttggccaaacctatcttatcttcatgaggtgatcaatgtgcctgttcccgtcctggtctccgttctgccagcctgttccttttcattccttctctctgcttctttattgatgacataacttcatcgggttgccttttttattattattattattattatcttgaGGGCATGCTCCcttcttatacccttctccccacagcagtccttttcaaaacaacttctcCTTGGCCAAACAACTTTGCATtaaacagcaaacagcaaacccccagcaacttccatgccttaatggctggcgaacaagcaacccgagacGGCGTGgcgtctcctgaatcacccttctttgttccctctaagcccttttacattcctgatggcctcatcgttaagagcCTAATGTTATcctcaaccacggggctttccgacccccataGCCACACTCCCACCTCTCccctttctttattaatatcaatcATCTTCtcaacacgaattaccactccatcGCAGCCCTGGAAAGCCGGagggggggaggctgggggcgCTGCGCCCCCTCCCTGCGCCCTGATGGGCACCCCTGCCGTGCCCTCAGGGCTTGGggggcagcaccctggggaTGCTCATCCCCTGATGTGCCGGGAGGGGCAGGCACGGCCAGGACTACGTTTCCCAGCGGCAATTTCCAGGGGCTGCACATGCTCCTTGCGGCTCCacggctgctcccagcagctcccggTGCAGCTCCCGGTGCAGCTCCCGGTGCAGCTCGCAGCCACCCCCGGTGCAGCCCCATCGCGGGCGCACGGGGCTCCCTGGGGAGCGCACATCCGACCCCCGAGGGCGAGCCCTGCCTGGCACccaccctcctgccccccacccTAGCCACCCCAGCCACCCCGCAGCATGCCCCGCGGGCGAGCCTGGACACCAGCGGAGGTCAGCAGCCTCCTGGCGCTGGTGGAAGGCTCCGGGGAGGCCGCCCTGCTGATGGCCTCCACGTCGTGGCCCAACGAGGCGCTGTGGCAGGAGATCTCCCGGGGGCTGGCGGCGGCCGGCTACGGCCGTAGCGTGGCCCAGTGCCGCTCCAAGTGGAAGGCACTGAAGCAGGCTTTCCACTCGGAGCGGGAGACGCGCCGCCGTGCCGGGCGGCACTCGTCGCGCCTGCCCCCGCACTACCGCACCATGAAGAGCATCTGGAAGGCGGCCGGGCGGCCCGTTTTTGGGGAGAGGCGGCTGCCCGGTGGGTGCTGGGGATGTGCAGGCTCCCCGCTGTTGCACGGGGTCCGTGATGCCCTGAtctgagctttttctttccccttgcaGAGCTGGTCAAGCCGCCCCCCAGGAAGCGCAGGTCGCTGGCCGCACGCTCGCCGGCACCGCCAGGTACCCGTGGGATGGGGCAGCTGGAGGGGGGCTTGTCGTGGCCGGGGGGTGTCCGGCACCCCTCAGGGCCCCCTTGCTGATGCTGTTGTCTGCGTGCTgcaccccagctgctgc
The sequence above is a segment of the Aythya fuligula isolate bAytFul2 chromosome Z, bAytFul2.pri, whole genome shotgun sequence genome. Coding sequences within it:
- the LOC116500428 gene encoding killer cell lectin-like receptor subfamily G member 1, with amino-acid sequence MEEGVTYADLRLPPVPAPPQPVRLPWHWAPLSLGVLSLLLLLVQVILVGLSFHYLAHQASCAQGEEKSLSYVQQSLRESCQFCPAGWMGDAGRCYYFSSAKKSWEQSKDDCCSRGAQLATARANSTLAFLTRVAHLDTFHVGLKRDSSRFEWKWLDGTLMRGRLPLQRPSSSFVACGRVSSSGLAAGLCGEALGWVCEKSAVTLQWLPSSIPTFLWGNTTYTCVGP